The Rubricoccus marinus nucleotide sequence GTTGGTCAGGCGCCCTTCGTAAGCGACTGTAACGGTGCTGTTGGCGTCGGCGACACCATCTTCGCTAGAGTCGCAGCCCGCCAGGGGCGCGGCGGCGAGGAGGAGCAGGAGGGCGAGGGAGGCGAGCGCTTTCATGGGTGCGGGAGGTATGTGCACCAAACTACCGCCCCCGGATCGGGTCCGGGGCGGGCTCCGGCCTCTGGCGGGAGTTCGGGCGGTGTCTCGCGCGGACGGCTCACCCGCAAACGCTGCCGCGTCTCTCGCGCCAGAGGTTATTCCTCGGCGGCGCGGATAAAGCGCAGGCCGTCGCCATTTGGCGCGCGAAGCTGGAGGACCGGGCCGTCCACTTCAAAGGTGGTGGCTTCAGAGATCTCGCGGAGCAGGACGCCTGAAAGCCGCTCGGCGCGCGCGGACTCGCCCACGAGCGTTGTGACGATGTCGCCAGCGGCGAAGGAGCCGTCGGCGCCGGCCTCGTAGTCACCGCCGTAGCTGTTCGCGGATGTGCGGCCGCCCACGTACCCGTCGTCGGAAAACCCCGCGGTGAAGTCCGATGCGGTGAACTCGAACGCGTCGCCGTCCGAGACGGCGGAGACGGCGACCCACGGCCCGTCCAGAAGTAGCGCGGGGTCTGTTCTGGGGTCCGCGAGGTCCTTGATGGCGTCGGACGGCCCGAAGCCGTCGCAGGCGGCGAGAACGCCAGAGGCGAGGAGCAGAAGGAGGAGGTGACGCATCGGATCGGGAAGGGGCGGACCCACCGATACGGACTTCGCGCCGCTGGCGCTGCACGGCCTCTGGCGCCAGGGGCCAGCCGTTCTCTGCCAGTGGCGATTGGCCGCCGACTCCTCCTACCGGTAGCCCTGGGCCTGGAGTTCGAACAGCTCCGCGTAGCGCCCGCCAGAGGCCAGGAGCTCCTCGTGCGTGCCGACCTGTTC carries:
- a CDS encoding META domain-containing protein, giving the protein MRHLLLLLLASGVLAACDGFGPSDAIKDLADPRTDPALLLDGPWVAVSAVSDGDAFEFTASDFTAGFSDDGYVGGRTSANSYGGDYEAGADGSFAAGDIVTTLVGESARAERLSGVLLREISEATTFEVDGPVLQLRAPNGDGLRFIRAAEE